Proteins encoded by one window of Nostoc sp. ATCC 53789:
- a CDS encoding caspase family protein, with translation MYEFSRNLAFIIGINNYTNGLSSLQNATNDAKKLVEVLRKKHSYQVWVCLDEVATLKSLKNFLEKTLPQHVTADDRLLFYFAGHGIALNGNDGPEGYLIPQDAKLGDTKTYLPMTYLQEYLSDLPCRHFLGILDCCFAGAFRWSTTRDLLVAPEVIHKERYDRFITDPAWQIITSAAYDQKALDAFNLNTERGHIDGHSPFAAALLEALTGSADVYPTASNGKPSGDGIITATELYLYLRDAVEPATQENRQRQTPGIWPMKKHDKGEYIFLTPGHPLNLPPAPPLDESQNPYRGLQSYEEKHSHLFFGRQALSRKLYDFISQQPLTVVMGASGTGKSSLVKAGLIPYIKQLDAKSNLPLWHILSPMRPGETPLKTLINTLTSDNLPISSINALTLEQKVETFLSSLATWSQFNSNSKVLLIIDQAEELVTLCRDEQEREKFLDLLGQAVAKYSQNIRLLLTLRIDFEPQVQNSALKLHWQAARFIVPAMTREELRSCIEEPASIRVMYFEPHNLVEQLIDEVAQMPGALPLLSFTLSELYLRYLRTIRKGRRYNRAITQADYEELGGVTRSFTQRADSEYEELIKQDKAYEQTIRNVMLRMVAVGEGELARRRVLLGISKK, from the coding sequence ATGTATGAGTTTTCTAGGAATCTGGCATTTATCATCGGCATCAATAATTACACAAATGGTCTTTCTTCTCTACAAAATGCTACCAATGATGCCAAAAAGTTAGTTGAAGTATTGCGAAAAAAGCATAGTTATCAAGTATGGGTATGCTTAGATGAAGTGGCTACCCTTAAGAGCCTGAAAAATTTTCTAGAAAAAACTCTTCCACAACACGTTACCGCAGATGACCGCTTATTATTTTACTTTGCGGGACATGGAATTGCCCTTAATGGTAATGATGGGCCCGAAGGTTATTTAATTCCCCAAGATGCCAAACTGGGAGATACCAAAACTTATCTACCAATGACTTATTTGCAGGAGTACTTGAGCGATTTACCCTGTCGTCATTTCCTGGGAATTCTCGATTGCTGCTTTGCTGGTGCATTTCGCTGGTCGACTACGAGAGATTTATTAGTGGCACCGGAAGTGATTCATAAAGAACGTTATGACCGCTTTATTACTGACCCAGCTTGGCAAATAATTACCTCTGCTGCTTATGACCAAAAAGCTCTAGATGCCTTTAACTTGAATACAGAACGTGGTCACATTGACGGCCATTCGCCCTTTGCGGCGGCATTGCTGGAAGCGTTAACAGGTTCTGCTGATGTCTATCCGACTGCTAGTAATGGCAAACCCTCTGGAGACGGCATCATTACTGCTACCGAACTCTACTTATATTTACGCGATGCAGTTGAACCAGCAACTCAAGAAAATCGCCAACGACAAACCCCTGGAATTTGGCCGATGAAGAAGCACGACAAAGGGGAGTATATTTTCCTTACTCCAGGGCATCCACTTAATTTACCACCAGCGCCACCTTTAGATGAATCCCAAAACCCTTATCGGGGGTTGCAATCGTATGAGGAAAAACACAGTCATCTGTTTTTTGGCAGACAGGCGTTGAGTCGTAAGTTATATGATTTCATCAGTCAGCAGCCGTTAACTGTGGTAATGGGAGCATCAGGAACAGGAAAATCAAGTTTGGTAAAAGCAGGTTTAATTCCCTATATCAAGCAGTTAGATGCCAAGTCTAATTTACCTTTATGGCACATCCTGTCTCCGATGCGTCCGGGAGAGACACCGCTCAAGACTCTAATTAATACCTTAACGTCGGACAACTTGCCTATTTCTTCAATAAACGCCCTTACTTTAGAGCAAAAAGTTGAAACTTTTTTAAGCAGCCTTGCAACTTGGAGCCAGTTTAATTCAAATTCAAAAGTATTACTAATTATTGACCAGGCAGAAGAGTTAGTTACCCTTTGCCGGGATGAGCAAGAACGAGAAAAGTTTCTTGATTTGTTGGGACAGGCAGTAGCTAAGTATTCACAAAATATACGGCTTTTATTGACGCTTCGCATCGACTTTGAACCCCAAGTACAAAATTCCGCCTTAAAACTACATTGGCAAGCGGCACGCTTTATAGTCCCAGCAATGACAAGGGAAGAATTACGCTCCTGCATTGAGGAACCAGCATCAATACGGGTGATGTATTTTGAGCCGCATAACTTGGTAGAGCAATTAATTGATGAAGTAGCACAGATGCCTGGGGCATTACCTCTACTTTCTTTTACCTTGAGTGAGCTTTACCTGAGATATTTAAGGACTATTAGAAAAGGTAGAAGGTACAATCGAGCTATTACCCAAGCAGATTACGAAGAACTGGGAGGGGTGACACGCAGCTTTACCCAAAGAGCAGATAGTGAATATGAGGAGTTAATCAAACAGGATAAAGCCTACGAGCAAACTATCCGCAATGTCATGCTGCGAATGGTAGCTGTAGGAGAAGGTGAATTAGCTCGCAGACGTGTCTTATTAGGGATTTCCAAGAAATAA
- a CDS encoding caspase family protein gives MGGNIYALLVGIDEYLNVSPLQGCVNDITAIKEYLEGRVNTDRYQVHLRTLLNKDATRQRIIDCFRQHLCQAGSEDMAFFYYAGHGSQEEASEEFWTIEPDRLNETLVCYDSRSPGGWDLADKEMAKLIAEIAQKNPCITIIMDCCHSSSGTRGDIEADTAERKAPIDRRKRPLESFILSNKDAEQLSTERSLANNSTGWTLPRAKHIFLAACRDHETAKEYNADGQRRGAFSYFLLDTLKKANGSLTYRDLFKRTNALVRSKVANQSPQLEATVLNDLEQPFLGGAIAGRKPYLTVSYHKDHEWVVDGGTVHGIPQPSGDETTLLALFPFDSSPEQMQELSAAICEAKVIAVMPQLSLVQISGIETLEPDMTFKAVVTSLPLPPKGVLITGESAGVKLACAALLAIGTEKPSSLYLKEVAKPEDAELKLLACNGQYLITRPADDHSIVAPIQGYTEENALQAIERLEHIARWTNIAELSSPATSSIQASAVQMVIYQEGEEIKDAQISFQYQQQNGKLKSPTFKVKLKNTSSRELFCALLNLTDSYAVDPQLLETGGVWLKPGEEAWALRGENIYPTVPEKLWKQGITQSQDILKLIVSTAEFDPTLLRQNELDLPFFPQREVNRGRGTLNRLMKRVQSRELRYAPEEEELYDDWITNQINITTVRPKV, from the coding sequence ATGGGTGGGAATATCTACGCATTACTAGTTGGGATTGATGAGTATTTAAATGTTTCTCCATTGCAGGGCTGTGTAAATGATATAACTGCAATCAAAGAGTACTTAGAAGGGCGGGTAAATACTGATAGATACCAAGTACATCTACGCACATTATTGAACAAAGATGCTACCCGGCAGAGAATTATTGATTGCTTTCGTCAACATCTGTGCCAAGCGGGAAGTGAAGATATGGCATTTTTCTACTACGCAGGGCATGGTTCTCAAGAAGAAGCCTCGGAAGAGTTTTGGACTATAGAACCAGATCGACTCAATGAAACCCTAGTTTGTTACGACAGTCGGAGTCCGGGGGGCTGGGACTTGGCAGATAAGGAAATGGCAAAGCTGATTGCAGAGATAGCCCAGAAAAACCCTTGCATTACGATCATTATGGACTGTTGTCACTCAAGCTCTGGCACCCGTGGTGATATCGAAGCGGATACCGCAGAGCGGAAAGCTCCTATTGATAGAAGAAAACGCCCGTTAGAAAGCTTTATCTTGTCCAATAAAGATGCCGAGCAACTATCAACAGAGCGGAGTCTGGCAAATAATTCCACTGGCTGGACTTTACCACGAGCAAAACATATTTTTCTAGCAGCTTGCCGCGATCACGAAACAGCGAAAGAATACAATGCTGATGGCCAACGTCGGGGAGCATTTTCTTATTTCTTACTCGATACCTTAAAAAAAGCCAATGGCAGTTTAACTTATAGAGATTTATTCAAACGCACTAATGCTTTAGTTCGCAGTAAAGTTGCAAATCAATCCCCCCAATTAGAAGCAACAGTACTAAATGATTTAGAACAACCGTTTTTGGGAGGAGCAATCGCCGGACGCAAACCCTATTTGACTGTCAGTTATCACAAAGATCATGAGTGGGTAGTTGATGGGGGTACGGTTCATGGAATTCCTCAACCTTCTGGCGATGAAACAACCTTACTGGCATTATTCCCATTTGACAGTTCCCCCGAACAAATGCAGGAATTGTCAGCAGCGATATGTGAAGCTAAAGTCATTGCGGTTATGCCGCAGCTGAGTCTAGTGCAGATTAGCGGTATTGAGACTTTAGAACCAGATATGACTTTTAAAGCAGTTGTCACTAGTCTACCCCTACCGCCTAAAGGTGTTTTGATTACAGGTGAATCAGCAGGAGTGAAATTAGCTTGTGCCGCGCTGCTGGCGATAGGGACAGAAAAACCGTCATCATTATACCTTAAGGAAGTTGCAAAGCCTGAAGATGCCGAATTGAAGTTACTTGCTTGTAATGGGCAATATCTGATTACTCGCCCAGCCGATGACCATTCAATAGTTGCTCCCATTCAAGGTTATACAGAAGAAAATGCCTTACAAGCGATTGAGCGATTGGAGCATATTGCCCGTTGGACAAATATTGCTGAACTCTCCAGCCCAGCGACCAGTAGCATTCAAGCTTCGGCAGTGCAAATGGTCATTTATCAAGAAGGGGAAGAGATTAAAGATGCTCAGATTAGTTTCCAATACCAACAGCAAAATGGTAAGTTGAAAAGTCCGACTTTTAAAGTCAAACTCAAAAATACTAGCAGTCGAGAACTTTTTTGCGCCCTTCTGAATCTAACAGACAGCTACGCAGTTGATCCCCAACTTTTGGAAACTGGAGGTGTCTGGCTCAAACCAGGAGAGGAAGCTTGGGCATTGAGAGGTGAAAATATTTATCCGACAGTGCCAGAAAAACTTTGGAAACAGGGAATAACTCAGAGCCAAGATATTCTCAAACTGATTGTTAGTACTGCTGAGTTTGATCCTACCTTATTGAGACAAAATGAGCTAGACTTGCCTTTTTTCCCTCAAAGAGAAGTAAACAGAGGGCGGGGAACGCTAAACCGTTTGATGAAGCGCGTGCAATCGCGCGAACTCAGATATGCACCAGAGGAAGAGGAATTGTATGATGACTGGATTACCAATCAAATTAACATTACTACTGTGCGTCCCAAAGTATAA
- a CDS encoding mechanosensitive ion channel domain-containing protein gives MFDFHRLRLPLKYLNILITVLTFVLFFWFTPVVSQALTKAPVILDGQQLFQISDSGQYSAQERTNLINSQLKNVISASEPIQVKIEKRNQLPTILLNDRYLLTVTQQDTLPGSTLDEQANIWARQIKEALQQAHLERTRTYLQQTTFIAAVILLITVGFSWLLGWIKHQFIRVASLRLTTSNAIPNSETLKVLELFFKLVLASMRLALWMSAILYITNLFPFTRQWSYQISNILITSFTSPILTLGKNPYSLTELIVLVGLLFGLVIFAGTLTNFLRSRILSFTVINRGAQEAIIILLKYGLIFIGTLVLLQIWGLDISSLTILASALSVGIGFGLQDIAKNFGSGLVLVFERPIQVGDFVEVGEYTGIVERIGARSTEIRTLDHVSIIVPNSRFLEKEVINWSHRNPISRLHLPVGVAYSSDPKAVQSALLEAASKHPNVLQTPLPLVLFKEFAKNTLNFELLVWTAEPNKQFLLKSDLYYIIYEVLQQRKIEIPFAQLDLHLRSGKLEFTPEMQLALIQMVEGLSNQESDIDSTNPIEKGTEGIDA, from the coding sequence ATGTTTGATTTTCATCGTTTGCGACTGCCATTAAAATATTTAAATATTCTCATTACAGTACTAACTTTTGTTTTATTTTTCTGGTTCACTCCTGTCGTTTCTCAAGCATTAACTAAAGCTCCAGTTATTTTGGATGGACAACAGCTTTTTCAGATCAGCGATTCTGGTCAGTATAGCGCTCAAGAACGGACAAATTTAATCAACTCACAACTAAAAAATGTGATTTCCGCTTCTGAGCCTATTCAAGTTAAAATTGAAAAACGCAACCAGCTACCTACTATTTTGCTAAATGACCGCTATCTGTTAACAGTTACACAACAAGATACTTTACCAGGTAGTACACTTGATGAGCAGGCTAACATTTGGGCGCGGCAAATCAAAGAAGCCTTACAGCAAGCTCATTTAGAGCGAACTAGAACTTATCTTCAACAAACAACTTTTATCGCAGCAGTAATTTTACTCATAACTGTGGGATTTAGTTGGCTATTGGGATGGATTAAGCATCAATTTATCCGAGTAGCTTCACTTCGCTTAACAACTAGCAATGCCATACCTAATTCGGAAACACTTAAAGTATTAGAATTATTTTTCAAATTAGTGTTGGCAAGTATGCGGCTCGCACTTTGGATGAGTGCGATTCTTTATATCACTAATCTCTTTCCTTTCACTCGTCAATGGAGCTATCAAATTTCAAATATCCTGATTACCAGTTTTACCTCACCTATTCTAACATTAGGAAAGAATCCTTATTCTCTTACTGAATTAATAGTTTTGGTTGGTTTGTTGTTTGGCTTAGTTATCTTTGCTGGAACGTTAACAAATTTTTTACGTTCTCGGATTCTCTCTTTTACTGTCATCAATCGTGGCGCTCAAGAAGCGATTATAATACTTTTAAAATATGGTCTAATTTTTATTGGCACACTGGTACTGCTACAAATCTGGGGACTTGACATTAGCTCTTTGACAATTTTAGCAAGTGCTTTAAGCGTTGGAATTGGCTTTGGTTTACAGGATATTGCTAAGAATTTTGGCAGTGGTTTAGTACTAGTATTTGAGCGTCCCATTCAGGTTGGAGATTTTGTGGAAGTTGGGGAATATACAGGTATTGTCGAACGAATCGGTGCCAGAAGTACTGAGATTCGTACCCTTGACCACGTTTCAATTATTGTACCCAACTCTCGCTTCTTGGAAAAAGAAGTAATCAACTGGAGCCATCGCAACCCGATTTCTCGCCTTCATCTTCCCGTTGGCGTTGCCTATAGCTCAGATCCCAAAGCAGTGCAATCTGCTCTGTTAGAGGCTGCCTCTAAGCATCCCAATGTATTGCAGACTCCTTTGCCTCTAGTACTGTTTAAAGAGTTTGCCAAGAATACCTTAAATTTTGAGTTATTAGTCTGGACTGCGGAACCTAATAAACAATTTTTGCTCAAAAGTGATTTATATTACATTATTTACGAAGTATTACAGCAACGAAAAATTGAAATTCCTTTTGCTCAGTTAGATTTACATCTGCGGTCTGGTAAGTTGGAATTTACGCCAGAAATGCAGTTAGCTTTAATACAGATGGTTGAAGGATTATCAAATCAGGAGTCAGACATAGATTCAACCAATCCAATTGAAAAGGGTACAGAGGGTATAGATGCATGA
- a CDS encoding TniQ family protein, whose protein sequence is MSVESLANYESWDLTMNQLPKRSHLYSLKPIGFGTPTVESFTSYLQRLAAAHGVSIASLIRYKITPLFIQSNQPPDFLKADDAIKMLINAWHREPALLQQQSAKFWLDRTQHVEKLVAIVEKLTARLDLSFLTLLQWHSWRLNFSHIFHTEQRWCSGCYQDWREAGKPIYNPLLWTIEPVSVCPVHQRYLQLRCLYCGCFQQFLNLDCNSLGYCCVCNAWLGRFVDNTSFSQGSRFDWEKWAAQSVGQIFGAMPTLSLTSFSQVTPPAKYRRKPTLTKFLRWCYKLGINPVEGLEILSIIPSVVS, encoded by the coding sequence ATGTCGGTTGAAAGTTTGGCTAATTATGAGTCGTGGGACTTAACGATGAACCAACTTCCAAAACGCAGCCATCTTTATTCTCTTAAACCAATAGGTTTTGGTACACCCACAGTTGAAAGTTTTACTAGTTACTTACAGCGCTTGGCTGCTGCACATGGTGTCTCGATTGCTAGTTTAATTCGCTATAAAATTACGCCGTTATTTATTCAGAGCAACCAACCACCCGATTTCTTGAAAGCTGATGATGCTATCAAAATGCTCATCAATGCTTGGCATCGAGAGCCTGCACTTTTACAACAGCAGTCTGCTAAATTTTGGTTAGACCGAACGCAACATGTTGAAAAGCTGGTTGCCATCGTTGAGAAATTAACTGCTAGGCTTGATCTGAGTTTTCTGACTTTACTTCAATGGCACTCCTGGCGGCTTAACTTCAGTCATATTTTCCATACTGAACAACGTTGGTGTTCTGGCTGCTATCAAGACTGGCGTGAAGCTGGAAAACCTATTTATAACCCTTTGTTGTGGACAATAGAACCTGTCAGTGTTTGTCCAGTTCACCAACGTTACCTACAACTACGGTGCTTGTACTGTGGTTGTTTTCAACAGTTTCTCAATCTGGACTGCAATTCTCTTGGTTATTGTTGTGTGTGTAATGCATGGCTGGGTCGGTTTGTAGACAATACTTCTTTTTCTCAAGGGTCTCGGTTTGATTGGGAAAAGTGGGCTGCTCAATCTGTTGGCCAGATTTTCGGCGCTATGCCAACACTTAGTTTGACTTCTTTTTCCCAAGTTACCCCGCCAGCTAAATACCGGCGAAAACCTACTCTCACTAAATTTTTAAGGTGGTGTTACAAACTTGGAATTAATCCTGTTGAGGGTTTGGAAATTCTCTCGATTATACCGAGTGTAGTCAGTTGA
- a CDS encoding ATP-binding protein, which produces MAHDYSFPQELLTLPIADRISYFQQYTMAHPKLLIAAEKLKNAIDNPGFFSLIFLFGPTGVGKTTLLRRITQRLLASFHKEMELDKGFIPIANIEVATPEFSNFDWKDFYLRALGVLQDPCIQLPSYGRITNLKLKTSLEAALKHRRLKVFCLDEAQNLSKVASGRKLRDQTDCIKSLANLTQVKFVLAGTYDLLILRNLSAQLCRRSLDIHFERYKVENEEDLKAFRGVVQTFQRHLPFEEEPDLLKYWDFCYERSFGCVGILKDWLSQALATALLDGAKTLTLSHLKSSAYSHEQCMIIFNETRLGEKQLEFTPDSSALRIALGLESHHGSATHSTSQTTNTTNTKSRRSTTGNTKPQRRPVGGGENVG; this is translated from the coding sequence ATGGCACATGATTATAGCTTTCCTCAAGAATTACTAACTCTACCTATTGCTGACAGAATTTCTTATTTCCAGCAATATACAATGGCGCACCCCAAATTATTAATAGCAGCAGAGAAACTCAAAAATGCAATTGATAACCCAGGATTCTTTTCTTTAATCTTTTTATTTGGGCCAACAGGTGTAGGTAAAACCACCTTATTACGTCGCATCACACAAAGGTTACTAGCTTCTTTTCACAAAGAAATGGAACTAGATAAAGGTTTTATTCCTATTGCTAATATCGAAGTTGCTACCCCGGAATTTAGTAATTTTGATTGGAAAGATTTTTATCTACGTGCTTTGGGCGTTCTCCAAGACCCTTGCATTCAGTTACCTAGTTATGGTCGAATTACTAATTTGAAGTTGAAAACATCCTTAGAAGCTGCTCTTAAACATCGTCGTCTGAAAGTTTTTTGCCTTGATGAAGCACAAAATCTCAGTAAAGTTGCCAGTGGTCGAAAATTACGCGACCAGACAGACTGTATTAAGTCGCTAGCAAACCTTACTCAAGTCAAATTCGTACTGGCAGGTACTTATGACTTGTTGATACTTCGTAACTTGAGTGCCCAGTTGTGTAGGCGCAGCCTGGATATTCATTTTGAGCGATACAAAGTCGAGAATGAAGAAGATTTAAAAGCTTTCAGAGGTGTTGTTCAAACTTTTCAACGTCATTTACCTTTTGAAGAAGAGCCTGATTTACTTAAATACTGGGATTTTTGCTACGAACGCAGTTTCGGTTGTGTTGGTATTCTCAAAGATTGGTTATCTCAAGCATTGGCAACAGCGTTACTGGATGGAGCTAAAACTCTCACTCTGTCGCATTTAAAATCTTCTGCTTACTCTCATGAACAATGCATGATTATCTTCAACGAAACACGATTAGGAGAAAAGCAACTTGAGTTTACCCCAGATAGTTCGGCTTTGAGAATTGCTTTAGGTTTAGAATCTCATCATGGGTCAGCTACACATAGCACGTCCCAGACAACCAATACAACCAATACTAAATCTCGTCGCTCTACTACTGGTAATACTAAACCTCAACGTCGTCCTGTTGGAGGTGGTGAAAATGTCGGTTGA
- a CDS encoding DDE-type integrase/transposase/recombinase → MPLSVLYLIVPSYLAAAEIIKHATCEDIIEANRRYNLIQPYLEDALKAYPSSTIRRWRTQYQKALLIYGQGYLGLLPKHNNKGNRTPKIDSQTQEFMLDFIKEHYETPKQRRKIRVYESFVLACQTHDPPFKPPSRITFCHAIKQRSGHHQTRKRLGNRAAISEEPFYWELKQTTPRHGSRPFEIVHIDHTQIDIELVSSLESLTNCHIATNNSIHQNLGRPWATFMVDAYSRRILSVYLTFDEPSYRDCMMVIRICVARFGRFPQNIVVDNGKEFHSHYFEQLLASYTCTLKYRPPAHARFGSIVERLFGTANTQFIHELQGNTQIKRLHRKVTKSVSPERLAIWTLEELYSAFCEWAYSVYDQRLHPALGTSPCDAFVTGLATGGSRLHRRVAYDELFQILTLPAPDQRKRKVQPGKGVKIHNIYYWADVFRDPEIEKSMLWVRYDPWNAGIAYALAQGQWVKCISSYYQYFQGRSEKEIRLASAELNQRQRNYGRKLTINDRELVEFLNSKFAQEGAILKQRLRDTEHDKVHKIIQNNLITEPKLNLAEFAAEENNDCLGDDSTNEGKNCETISNLTAYITETLEYYGEF, encoded by the coding sequence ATGCCCTTGAGCGTCTTATATTTAATTGTGCCTAGCTACTTAGCAGCAGCAGAAATTATTAAACACGCAACTTGTGAAGATATTATAGAAGCCAACCGTCGCTACAATTTAATACAACCATACTTAGAAGATGCTCTGAAAGCATATCCAAGCAGCACAATCCGTCGTTGGCGCACTCAGTACCAAAAAGCTTTACTCATTTATGGACAGGGATACCTGGGATTACTGCCTAAACATAACAATAAAGGCAATCGGACTCCAAAAATTGATTCTCAAACCCAAGAATTTATGCTCGATTTTATCAAAGAGCATTATGAAACACCCAAACAACGCAGAAAAATACGGGTTTATGAATCATTTGTTTTAGCTTGCCAAACCCATGACCCCCCATTCAAACCACCATCGAGAATCACATTTTGCCATGCTATCAAACAGCGAAGCGGACATCATCAAACCAGAAAACGTCTTGGTAATCGAGCGGCTATTTCCGAAGAACCATTTTATTGGGAATTAAAGCAAACTACTCCACGGCATGGCAGTCGCCCTTTTGAGATTGTTCACATTGACCATACTCAAATTGACATTGAATTAGTCAGTTCACTCGAATCTCTAACTAATTGTCATATTGCTACAAATAACTCAATTCATCAGAATTTAGGTCGTCCTTGGGCAACCTTCATGGTTGATGCATATAGTCGAAGAATTTTATCAGTTTATCTGACCTTCGATGAGCCAAGCTACCGTGATTGTATGATGGTAATTCGCATATGCGTTGCTAGATTTGGGCGGTTTCCGCAAAATATTGTTGTCGATAACGGAAAAGAGTTTCACAGTCACTATTTTGAACAATTATTGGCATCTTATACTTGCACGCTGAAGTATCGACCGCCAGCACATGCTCGGTTTGGTTCAATTGTTGAAAGACTATTTGGGACTGCCAACACGCAGTTTATTCATGAGTTGCAAGGTAACACCCAAATCAAACGCCTTCACCGTAAAGTCACCAAATCTGTCAGTCCAGAAAGATTAGCAATTTGGACACTAGAAGAACTGTACTCTGCTTTTTGTGAATGGGCATATTCGGTTTATGACCAACGATTGCATCCGGCATTAGGTACTAGTCCGTGCGATGCTTTTGTCACCGGATTAGCAACAGGTGGAAGTCGCTTACACCGAAGAGTAGCATATGACGAATTATTCCAGATTCTGACTCTACCAGCACCAGATCAACGAAAGCGTAAAGTTCAACCAGGAAAGGGTGTCAAAATACACAATATTTATTACTGGGCAGATGTATTCCGTGATCCAGAAATCGAAAAATCAATGCTGTGGGTTCGTTACGACCCTTGGAATGCAGGAATTGCTTATGCACTAGCACAAGGACAGTGGGTAAAATGCATTTCTTCTTACTATCAATACTTCCAAGGACGTTCCGAAAAAGAAATTCGGCTGGCGAGTGCAGAACTTAATCAGCGCCAACGCAATTACGGACGTAAGTTAACAATAAATGATCGGGAATTAGTAGAATTTTTAAACTCAAAATTTGCTCAAGAAGGTGCTATCCTCAAACAACGCTTGCGCGATACTGAACATGACAAAGTTCACAAAATTATTCAAAATAATTTGATCACGGAACCAAAGTTAAATTTGGCAGAATTTGCGGCAGAGGAAAATAATGATTGTCTAGGAGATGACTCGACCAATGAAGGTAAAAATTGTGAAACTATCAGCAATTTGACTGCATATATCACGGAAACCCTTGAATATTATGGAGAGTTCTAA
- a CDS encoding IS630 family transposase codes for MSAPLRVRLTDLEDLTLLELRSATTVPQRTRERAHIIRLNAQGWNVPAIAKIFECHEHTVRATLRRWENKGLGGLWETSGRGAKCKWLEADLAYLEDCLEVEPRTYNSLQLSEKLAQDRNVQLSPSRLRRLLKKKWKWKRTRHTHKRKQDPEKRRIKQADLDTLKQAAVEGYVELKYLDESGCCRWSPVSYSYSRIGSQKQMAQVGSRGGRISILGLWQPQVSFEYALVQGGFKTKRYIEVMDWVAAKAQNTLVETGRISVIVHDNGSLHTSKKAKQKWLEWQEKGLFVFFLPPYCSEMNRIEEEWHQLKTHEIAGQMFDNNYDLAMAIIDGMEARSVKGEYALERLIFNCA; via the coding sequence ATGTCTGCTCCATTGCGAGTTAGATTAACAGATTTAGAAGATTTGACGCTTTTGGAGTTACGGTCAGCGACAACAGTTCCTCAACGGACACGAGAGCGTGCCCACATAATTCGATTAAATGCCCAAGGATGGAATGTACCAGCGATAGCTAAAATTTTTGAGTGTCACGAACATACGGTACGAGCAACACTGAGGCGTTGGGAAAATAAGGGTTTGGGAGGACTGTGGGAAACTTCCGGGCGAGGAGCAAAGTGCAAATGGCTTGAGGCAGACTTAGCATATTTAGAGGATTGCTTAGAGGTAGAGCCCCGTACTTATAACAGTTTGCAGTTATCAGAAAAATTGGCTCAAGATAGAAATGTGCAATTGAGTCCGTCTCGTTTGCGACGTTTGCTCAAAAAAAAGTGGAAATGGAAACGCACCCGCCATACTCATAAGAGAAAACAAGACCCAGAAAAACGACGAATTAAGCAAGCAGACCTAGATACCTTAAAGCAAGCGGCAGTAGAGGGTTATGTCGAGCTTAAGTATCTTGATGAGTCTGGGTGTTGTCGTTGGAGTCCCGTTAGCTATAGTTACAGTCGTATCGGTAGCCAAAAACAAATGGCACAAGTTGGTAGCCGTGGTGGTCGCATTAGTATTTTGGGTTTATGGCAACCCCAAGTCAGTTTTGAATATGCCTTGGTTCAAGGTGGGTTCAAAACAAAACGCTACATCGAGGTTATGGATTGGGTTGCAGCTAAGGCACAAAACACTTTAGTTGAAACTGGTCGCATCAGTGTTATTGTTCACGATAATGGTTCCTTACATACCAGTAAGAAAGCAAAACAAAAATGGCTTGAGTGGCAGGAAAAAGGATTATTCGTTTTCTTTTTACCACCTTATTGTTCCGAAATGAATCGGATAGAGGAAGAGTGGCATCAACTAAAAACTCATGAAATTGCTGGACAAATGTTTGACAATAACTACGATTTGGCTATGGCAATTATTGATGGCATGGAAGCTAGAAGCGTAAAGGGGGAATATGCCCTTGAGCGTCTTATATTTAATTGTGCCTAG